From a single Verrucomicrobiia bacterium genomic region:
- a CDS encoding aminoglycoside phosphotransferase family protein gives MKRLRDDGCVRSADAWLSPLGGGVSSEIYLVHDGEERFVVKRALARLKVEAEWYADVARNRTEQKCLACVATILPGVVPAVRFARPDAGYFAMEYFGDDCANWKQLLLDGTCDPAHARTAGCVLGEIHRQTEGRPELRAQFDTGANFHQLRIAPYLLTTGERHPALRDAFIREAQRLMETRECLVHGDFSPKNILIKRQRLIVLDCEVAWYGDPSFDVAFLLNHFFLKGLYHAPRRPGLEEMILAFWQSYCARRPASRAIMERRVVQLLPLLMLARVDGKSPVEYLEAGRKEWVRRFVTHHLGGAGMDLETITSHWFDQAGSLSPVEAGT, from the coding sequence TTGAAGCGTCTTCGGGACGACGGGTGTGTTCGCTCGGCGGACGCGTGGCTCAGCCCCTTGGGCGGCGGCGTCTCCAGTGAAATTTATCTCGTGCACGACGGCGAAGAACGCTTTGTCGTGAAGCGCGCCCTGGCCAGGCTCAAGGTCGAGGCGGAATGGTATGCGGACGTGGCCCGCAACCGGACGGAGCAGAAGTGCCTGGCTTGCGTCGCGACCATCCTTCCGGGAGTCGTGCCGGCCGTTCGGTTCGCCCGCCCCGATGCAGGGTATTTTGCGATGGAATACTTTGGAGACGACTGCGCGAACTGGAAACAGCTTTTGCTGGATGGCACTTGCGACCCGGCGCATGCCCGCACGGCCGGTTGTGTTCTCGGCGAAATTCATCGGCAGACCGAAGGTCGTCCGGAGTTGCGGGCGCAGTTCGACACCGGCGCCAATTTTCACCAACTGCGGATTGCCCCCTATTTGTTGACCACCGGGGAACGCCATCCCGCCTTGCGCGACGCCTTCATCCGGGAAGCGCAACGGCTCATGGAAACCCGCGAGTGTCTTGTGCATGGTGATTTCAGCCCGAAAAACATCCTCATCAAACGCCAACGCCTGATTGTGCTCGACTGCGAAGTGGCATGGTATGGCGATCCCAGTTTCGACGTGGCGTTTCTGCTCAACCATTTCTTTCTGAAAGGCCTTTATCATGCGCCGCGACGTCCCGGGTTGGAGGAGATGATCCTCGCATTTTGGCAGAGTTACTGTGCCCGGCGGCCAGCCAGCCGGGCAATCATGGAGCGTCGCGTCGTTCAACTGCTGCCCCTGCTGATGCTGGCGCGGGTCGATGGCAAATCACCGGTCGAATATCTGGAGGCTGGCCGAAAGGAGTGGGTGCGGCGCTTTGTGACCCATCATCTGGGCGGCGCGGGCATGGACTTGGAAACGATCACCAGCCATTGGTTTGACCAGGCAGGTTCGTTGTCACCAGTGGAGGCAGGAACATGA
- the eno gene encoding phosphopyruvate hydratase — protein sequence MKIATVSAWQIYDSRGFPTVEAEVRLANGVCGRGMAPSGASTGQFEALELRDRDPARFRGKSVFKAIAHIEGEIAAALSGRDVEAFDQRDVDTRLIQLDGTPNKSRLGANAILPVSMAVANAAAAAAGKPLFEYLGQGQGRVLPIPEIQIIGGGAHANWRTDVQDYLLIAVGARSLSEVMEMTHNVYHAAGDLLAERGKRCGVADEGGYWPDFETNEAPLGLLVEAISRAGYQPGKDAALALDIAASDLYDAETRRYRFNLEGRDFSSDEFIALMQTWCERYPVVSLEDPVADTDWDGWRMITRRLGGHVQLVGDDLFTTNVARIQQGVERAVSNAVLIKLNQIGTVSETMDAIRLTQKAGWQPIVSARSGETEDAFISHLAVATNAGQLKVGSFARSERMAKWNELLRIQRQLGCHARFAGFPPSAAAGPPGMTPPRSN from the coding sequence ATGAAGATTGCCACCGTTTCGGCCTGGCAGATTTACGATTCGCGCGGTTTTCCGACCGTGGAGGCTGAAGTCCGGCTGGCCAATGGCGTTTGCGGCCGTGGCATGGCGCCGTCGGGCGCTTCCACGGGGCAGTTCGAGGCGCTGGAATTGCGGGATCGTGATCCGGCGCGGTTCCGCGGCAAGTCAGTATTCAAGGCCATCGCTCACATCGAGGGCGAAATTGCCGCGGCCTTGAGCGGGCGCGACGTCGAAGCCTTTGACCAACGGGATGTGGACACACGTCTGATCCAACTGGATGGCACGCCCAACAAGAGCCGGCTCGGAGCGAATGCGATCCTGCCCGTTTCCATGGCGGTTGCGAATGCGGCGGCGGCGGCGGCCGGCAAACCGCTCTTTGAGTATCTGGGTCAGGGCCAGGGCCGGGTTCTGCCGATCCCGGAAATTCAAATCATTGGCGGCGGTGCCCATGCCAACTGGCGGACCGATGTGCAGGATTATCTCTTGATCGCCGTGGGCGCCCGCAGCTTGTCCGAGGTGATGGAGATGACCCACAACGTATACCATGCGGCGGGGGATTTGCTCGCCGAGCGCGGCAAACGCTGTGGTGTTGCGGATGAAGGCGGTTACTGGCCCGACTTTGAAACCAACGAAGCGCCGCTGGGCTTGCTTGTCGAAGCCATCAGCCGGGCCGGTTACCAGCCGGGCAAGGACGCCGCCCTGGCGCTGGATATTGCGGCCAGCGATCTCTATGACGCGGAGACGCGGCGGTATCGCTTCAATCTGGAGGGACGCGATTTTAGCTCCGACGAATTCATCGCATTGATGCAAACTTGGTGTGAACGTTATCCCGTCGTTTCCCTCGAGGATCCTGTGGCCGACACGGATTGGGACGGCTGGAGGATGATCACGCGGCGCCTCGGCGGGCACGTTCAACTGGTGGGGGATGATCTGTTCACAACAAACGTGGCGCGCATCCAACAGGGCGTCGAACGGGCGGTTTCCAACGCCGTGCTGATCAAGCTGAATCAGATCGGCACCGTGAGCGAGACGATGGATGCAATTCGTCTGACCCAGAAGGCCGGCTGGCAGCCGATCGTTTCCGCCCGTTCAGGAGAAACGGAAGACGCCTTCATTTCACACCTGGCCGTGGCCACGAACGCAGGGCAGCTCAAAGTCGGCTCGTTTGCCCGCAGCGAACGCATGGCCAAGTGGAATGAGTTGTTGCGCATTCAACGCCAGTTGGGATGCCACGCCCGGTTTGCGGGGTTCCCCCCCTCCGCGGCGGCCGGCCCGCCGGGCATGACGCCACCGAGGTCAAACTGA